A window of the Fusarium poae strain DAOMC 252244 chromosome 3, whole genome shotgun sequence genome harbors these coding sequences:
- a CDS encoding hypothetical protein (BUSCO:20952at5125) — translation MVVLAASICTRGGKAVLSRQFREMPRSRIEALLASFPKLADSGTQHTIVEQDNVRFVYQPLDELYMVLITNRQSNILQDIDSLHLFAQVVSSTCKSLDEREIVKNAYELLSAFDELVTLGYRENLTISQIKTFLDMESHEERIQEIIARNKELEATEERKRKAKQLEMQRKDAARSGRPGAMGGMGGGMGSSGGMPRSPSYPSYNPPSQSNTSTYDSYEAEKNKSFGKPLAPKAKGMQLGKKSKTTDMFERVRGDMGSEIDNSPLVTPAPQQQAETPEPRVSSTFDRDAIHVAISETISAKLSREGAVNSLAVSGDLVLRISDPSLTKIRLGLQAVASHGVQFRTHPNVDRNLFNGSKIIQMSNTARGFPVNNAVGVLRWRASPKVDDPSACPITFTVWINKDGDKYNITVEYELTGGDALNDVSVVIPYAGSEPVVSSFDATYDVSGDAIEWSIGNVDDENPNGSFEFEAESGDENDFFPMTVRFNRSTPYIDVDVNTASLLEEDEEVTFSKEIKSHADNFLVE, via the exons ATG GTCGTCCTTGCGGCTTCGATTTGCACCCGTGGAGGGAAAGCTGTCCTCTCGAGACAGTTCCGAGAGATGCCACGATCGCGTATAGAAGCTCTCCTTGCCTCGTTCCCGAAACTCGCCGATAGCGGTACACAACACACCATCGTCGAACAAGACAACGTTCGATTTGTCTACCAACCCCTCGACGAGCTTTACATGGTCCTCATTACCAACCGCCAGTCGAACATCCTGCAGGACATCGACTCTCTGCACTTGTTTGCACAGGTGGTGTCCAGCACCTGCAAGAGCCTCGATGAGCGCGAGATCGTTAAGAATGCCTACGAACTGCTCAGTGCCTTTGATGAGCTAGTAACCCTCGGGTACCGCGAGAATCTTACCATCAGTCAAATCAAGACATTCCTTGACATGGAGAGTCATGAGGAACGCATCCAGGAGATTATTGCACGA AACAAAGAATTGGAGGCCACCGAGGAACGAAAACGGAAGGCGAAGCAGCTCGAGATGCAGCGTAAGGATGCAGCTCGCAGTGGTCGTCCTGGTGCTATGGGTGGCATGGGCGGCGGTATGGGCAGCAGTGGTGGCATGCCCCGAAGCCCTTCTTATCCCTCATACAACCCTCCTTCGCAATCGAATACCAGCACATACGACTCATacgaggctgagaagaatAAGTCCTTCGGCAA gcccCTGGCCCCCAAAGCCAAAGGTATGCAATTGGGCAAGAAGTCCAAGACGACCGATATGTTTGAGCGAGTCAGAGGTGATATGGGTAGCGAGATCGACAATTCGCCTCTTGTTACACCCGCACCTCAACAGCAAGCTGAAACACCAGAGCCCCGTGTCTCGTCGACCTTCGACCGTGATGCCATCCACGTCGCCATTTCAGAGACCATTTCGGCCAAGCTATCTCGAGAGGGCGCTGTTAACTCACTAGCTGTCAGCGGTGACCTCGTTCTGAGAATCTCGGACCCCAGCTTGACAAAGATCAGGCTTGGTCTCCAAGCTGTTGCGTCTCACGGAGTCCAGTTTCGCACTCATCCTAATGTTGACCGAAATCTGTTCAACGGCTCCAAGATCATCCAGATGAGCAACACTGCTCGCGGGTTCCCAGTCAACAATGCCGTCGGTGTTCTACGATGGAGAGCTTCTCCCAAGGTCGACGATCCCAGCGCATGCCCGATTACATTCACCGTCTGGATTAACAAAGATGGGGACAAGTACAACATCACAGTTGAATACGAATTGACAGGCGGTGACGCTTTGAACGATGTCAGCGTCGTCATTCCTTATGCGGGCAGCGAGCCTGTTGTTTCTAGCTTTGACGCTACTTACGATGTTTCCGGGGACGCAATTGAGTGGTCCATTGGTAACGTAGATGACGAGAACCCTAACGGTTCGTTTGAATTCGAGGCAGAGTCAGGCGATGAGAACGATTTCTTTCCAATGACTGTCCGATTCAACAGGAGTACACCATacattgatgttgat GTCAACACCGCGTCTCTTctggaggaggatgaggaggtGACATTCTCCAAAGAAATCAAGTCTCATGCAGACAACTTCTTGGTAGAATAG